The genomic interval AGAAAATCGTCGGCGACCTGGTGGAACCAGTCTGGATGGTGAGAGCCGTCGGAGAGCGCGGGCGGGCACGTGAAGCGCTCCGCGGCCCCGCCGCGGCTCAGCACGATCGTGTCGTCCACAAGATCGATGCGGCCTTCCGTCCCTTCCAGCTCCACCCGGTTCCGGCGCTCCGCGGCCGCCCAGGTCAGCAGAATGTCCACGGTGGCCTCGGGGAAGCCCAGGCGCACGGCCGCGGTGTCCTCCACCGCGAAGGCGGTGTGCCGGCGCGTCTCGAGCCGGGCCGCCACGGTGGTGGGACGAGCGCCCAGCCAGGCGGGCACGACATAGCCGACATGCCAGCCATGGTCGGTCAACACGCCGCCCCCCGCCACCGCCGGGTCCACGCGCCAGTTCAGATCCGTCCCATCGCCGGTCGCGGCCGGCCGCGTGCGCAGCGTCTCCCAGAGGACGTGACGTAGCGGGCCGATCTGACCATCCTTCACCAGCTCGGTCGTACGCCGAATCATGGGCGCGTGATGCCAGTTGTGCACCGTGTGGACGATCCGACCGGCTCGGGAGGCTGCTCGCGCCACCGCCCCGAACTCCTCCCGCGAAGACACGAGTGGTTTCTCGCACAGGACATGGAGGCCACGGTCGAGCGCGCGCTGGATGAATGTCGCGTGGCTCGAGGGCGGTGTACAGATGTCGACGAAGTCGAGAGGCTCACGCTCGAGGAGCTCGTCGGGGGAATCGTACCAGCGCGCCCCGGGGAGGAGCCGCGAGCATTCGGCCCGCTGGCCCGGGCGGGCGTCGGCGGCGGCCGCGATCAGCACATCGGGACGGCCGAGCCAGCCGGGCAGGTGCCCGTGGATGGCGACATTGCCGAGACCGATGAGCCCGCCGCGCCGCATCCTAGTCGATCGAAGGGGGCCTCGACGGCCCCCTCCGAGCCTCCCCCAGGATCGGATTGCGCCGGCGGAGCCGGCGCTCGAAAGAACCAAATCGCGAGCGCATTTCTCCGACAGGATCCTACTGGAGCCGATGCTCGCGGACGACGGCCTCCAGGGCTTCGTCGAGGATCGCGAGCCCGGCCAGAGCGGTCTCTTCGCTGATGACGAGGGGCGGGTTGATGCGCACGGTGGCCGAGTAGGTCATGGCGGCGAGCCCGCGGCGCAGGCATTCCTTGTAGAGAGCCTGCGTGACATCCTTGCCGAGCGGCTCCTTGGTCCGGCGGTCCTTCACGAGCTCGATGCCCAGGAGGAGGCCGCGGCCCCGGACCTCGCCCACCACGCGGTACTTCTCCTTCAGGGCCTCGAGCCGCTTGAGCATGACGGCGCCCACCCGGTCCGCGTTCTTGACGAGGTTCTCCTTGAGGATGATCTCGAGAGAGGCGAGCCCCGCCGCCGCGGCCAGCGGGTTGCCGCCGTAGCTCGACGAGGACGCGCTCGGGTTCGACCAGGGCTTCTTGCTCGTGAGCTCCTCCGTCGAGACGACGGCGGAGAGGGGAAAGCCTCCGCCCACGCCCTTGCCTACCGTCATGATGTCGGGCACGACCTGGTCGTGGTCGGAGCCCCACATGGAGCCCGTCCGTCCGATGCCCGTGATCATCTCGTCGCAGATCAGGAGCGCCCCCGCCTCCTTGGCGATCTGCTGGATGGCACGGAGAAAGCCCTCGGGCGGGACGATGTTACCGGCCGTGCCCTGGACGGGCTCGACGATGATGGCGGCGATCTCCCCACCCGTCTGGTGTCGGATGACGTCGCGGACATAGTCGGCGCACGCGATGCCGCAGTCGGGATAGGTCAGGCGAAGCGGGCAGCGATAGCAGTCCGCGTACGGCGTCAGGTGCTGGCCCGGGAGAAACGGCCCCAGATGATGCTTGAAGTCGCTGCCGAGCAGGCCGAGCACCCCACCCGTCTTGCCGTGGAAGCCGCCCCAGAAGCCGATGACCTCGCGCTTGCCCGTGGCCGCTTTGGCGAGCCGGAGCGCGGCCTCCACGGCTTCCGCGCCGCCCGAGAACATCTGGATGCGGGTGAGCCCTTCCGGGGTGAGGGAGGCGAGGGTCTCGAGGAAGCGCGTCCTCGTCTCCGTGGTGAAGCTGCCGAAGGTGAGCTTCTCCACCTGGCGCTTGAGCGCCTCGACGTAGTGCGGGTGGCAGTGGCCGACCGAGCCCACGGAGATGCCCGCGATGAAATCGATGTACTCCTGCCCGTCCTCGTCCACCAGGGTAGTGCCCTGCCCGCGCGCCATGGCCAGGCCCGCGTAGAGGGCGAAGCCCTGCATGCCCGCGGCGGCGACGCGGCGCTCGCGCTCGACGATGGCCCGGGAGCGCGGGCCGGGCTCGCGATGCTCGGTCATCTGATGAGCTCCCGAAAGCGCGCGGCGAGGTAGGCGCCGATGATCGGCCCCGCCTCGTCGCGGTAGAGGGCAAAGCTCGGCCAGGCATTCAGATCGATCAGAACCAGCCCCCCGCCCGGCGTCACGATGCAGTCGCCGCCGTAGATCTCGAGGCCGAGGGCGGCCGCGGCCCGGCGCACGAGCTGCGCGAGGGCGGCCTCGTCGAAGCGGTGGCCGGCCAGGCGCTGATCCTTGTGGTAGAACCAGCGGAACCACCGGGAAGCCCCGGCGGGCCCCTGCTCTCGGCCGATGCCGTAGAACTTGATGAGGTCGCCGTCGACATGCGGCTGGATGACGGCGCGCGAGATGCCGCGCGTGGCCATTCCCTCGAGGGCCCGCGCGATGGCGGCCGCGCCGTCGGCGAAGACGACGTCGCCCTCCTGGGTATTGTGCACGTCACCCCGCTTGACCCAGACGGGCGCCGGCACCGTCATGCCCTCCGCGGAAGTGGGGACGGATCGGCTCTCGATGAAGGGGACGGACGCCTCTGCGAAGCGCGCGACCATCCGCTCACGGTACGTATCGAGCACGGCCGAGGGCCGATTGACGGCGACGAGGCCGTCTTCCTCCCACGACGCGAGCTCTCGCAGCACGGGCAGACGCTCGCACATGAGAAAGATGGCGCGCGGGCGCGTGTGACCGGGGGAGCCGCCGAGCTCGTCCGGACCGCGGAGGTCCACCTGGAAGCCCTTGGCTTCCAGGCTCTTGGCGGCCAGGCGCAGGATCTCCGCGTCGTCGCTCTCGCGGCCCGGCGAGTGCGTCTCTTCCCGGAAGATGCCCCAGCAGTATGGATCACCCACGCGTGGCGCCTCCTGTCGGCTCACGAGTTGCGGGCCGCCAGCGACTCGGCCAGGGCCACGTCCTCGGCTCGGTCCACGTCCACCACCGTCTCGATCGTCTCGCCGTACATCGGCTCGCCTTCCTTGAGCAGCCAGCCCAGATAGTCCCGCAGCCGCGCGCACGGTGCCGCGGGGGCGAGCCGCCGCGCCCGCGCGGACACCAGGTACATGCCGGCGGTCACGAGCACGGGGGTGGGGACACCGAGAGCGGTGATGCGACCACGAGCGTCCACGCTCACCCCGAGGGGATTCTCATCCGCGACGAGGGGCGTCAGTCCCAGCACCGTCGCCTCCTCGGGGCGACGCCGCGCGGCCTCGACGAAGCCGGCGAAATCCTGCGGCCGGCACCAGGCG from Candidatus Methylomirabilota bacterium carries:
- a CDS encoding aspartate aminotransferase family protein, with translation MTEHREPGPRSRAIVERERRVAAAGMQGFALYAGLAMARGQGTTLVDEDGQEYIDFIAGISVGSVGHCHPHYVEALKRQVEKLTFGSFTTETRTRFLETLASLTPEGLTRIQMFSGGAEAVEAALRLAKAATGKREVIGFWGGFHGKTGGVLGLLGSDFKHHLGPFLPGQHLTPYADCYRCPLRLTYPDCGIACADYVRDVIRHQTGGEIAAIIVEPVQGTAGNIVPPEGFLRAIQQIAKEAGALLICDEMITGIGRTGSMWGSDHDQVVPDIMTVGKGVGGGFPLSAVVSTEELTSKKPWSNPSASSSSYGGNPLAAAAGLASLEIILKENLVKNADRVGAVMLKRLEALKEKYRVVGEVRGRGLLLGIELVKDRRTKEPLGKDVTQALYKECLRRGLAAMTYSATVRINPPLVISEETALAGLAILDEALEAVVREHRLQ
- a CDS encoding Gfo/Idh/MocA family oxidoreductase — protein: MRRGGLIGLGNVAIHGHLPGWLGRPDVLIAAAADARPGQRAECSRLLPGARWYDSPDELLEREPLDFVDICTPPSSHATFIQRALDRGLHVLCEKPLVSSREEFGAVARAASRAGRIVHTVHNWHHAPMIRRTTELVKDGQIGPLRHVLWETLRTRPAATGDGTDLNWRVDPAVAGGGVLTDHGWHVGYVVPAWLGARPTTVAARLETRRHTAFAVEDTAAVRLGFPEATVDILLTWAAAERRNRVELEGTEGRIDLVDDTIVLSRGGAAERFTCPPALSDGSHHPDWFHQVADDFLACMAAEKLAGNLAEAGLCVEIEALARQSSLRGGDALPCEAMAVGGRA
- a CDS encoding NTP transferase domain-containing protein; translated protein: MTSAPPLSGGIIAAGEGSRLRRAGFPVPKPMVRVAGVPLLESVIRNLVAAGIARISIIVNERERDCVEWANARFPDLTFDWTVKTTASSLESFAVVAGGPAAGRMLISTVDAWCRPQDFAGFVEAARRRPEEATVLGLTPLVADENPLGVSVDARGRITALGVPTPVLVTAGMYLVSARARRLAPAAPCARLRDYLGWLLKEGEPMYGETIETVVDVDRAEDVALAESLAARNS